GGGCCGTACGTCGGTGACCGAGCGCTCCGCCATCCTGCTGAAGATCGCCGACCGTATGGAGGCGTATCTGGAGCCGCTGGCCGTCGCGGAGAGCTGGGAGAACGGCAAGCCGGTGCGCGAGACGCTGGCGGCCGACATCCCGCTCGCCATCGACCACTTCCGCTACTTCGCGGGGGCGATCCGCGCACAGGAGGGCTCGCTCGGCGAGGTCGACGACGACACGGTGGCCTACCACTTCCACGAACCGCTCGGCGTGGTCGCGCAGATCATCCCGTGGAACTTCCCGATCCTGATGGCGGTGTGGAAGCTCGCCCCCGCCCTCGCCGCGGGCAACGCGGTCGTCATCAAGCCGGCCGAACAGACCCCGGCGTCCATCCACTACTGGATGAGCCTGATCGCCGACCTGCTGCCGCCGGGCGTGGTCAACATCGTCAACGGCTTCGGCGTGGAGGCGGGCAAGCCGCTCGCGTCCAGCCCGCGGGTCGCGAAGGTGGCCTTCACCGGCGAGACCACGACGGGGCGGCTGATCATGCAGTACGCCTCGGAGAACATCAAGCCGGTCACACTCGAACTCGGCGGCAAGTCCCCCAACATCTTCTTCGACGACGTGTGGGCGCACGACGACGACTTCCGCGACAAGGCCCTCGAAGGCTTCACCATGTTCGCCCTCAACCAGGGCGAGGTGTGCACCTGCCCGTCCCGGGCCCTGGTCCAGCGCGGCCACTACGCCGAGTTCCTTCAGGCGGCGGTCGCCCGCACCGAACTGATCAAGCCGGGCCACCCCCTCGACACGGACACGATGATCGGCGCCCAGGCCTCCAACGACCAGCTCGAGAAGATCCTCTCCTACCTCGACATCGGCCGGCAGGAAGGCGCGAAGATCCTCACCGGCGGCCAGCGCATCGAGTACGACGGCGAGTTGAAGGGCGGCTACTACGTCCAGCCGACCATCTTCGAGGGCGACAACCGGATGCGGATCTTCCAGGAGGAGATCTTCGGACCGGTCGTCTCCGTCGCGTCCTTCGACGACTTCGACGACGCCATCAAGATCGCGAACGACACCCTGTACGGCCTCGGAGCAGGCGTCTGGACCCGCGACATCAACACCGCCTACCGCGCCGGCCGCGCCATCCAGGCAGGCCGCGTCTGGACCAACTGCTACCACGCCTACCCGGCCCACGCCGCCTTCGGCGGCTACAAGCAGTCCGGGATCGGCCGCGAGACGCACAAGATGATGCTGGACCACTACCAGCAGACCAAGAACCTGCTCGTTTCCTACAGCCCGAAGAAGCTCGGCTTCTTCTAGAGCCTGAAGTCGGTTGCCTGGAGGCATCGTTGCGCTCCGGGCAACCCGACGCGATAAAACACCGCGTACGGCGATGTCGTCACGGCGTCGCCCCGTCGCCCGCGTAGAGGTAACCGCCGGGGTTGGCGGGGTCCGCGATCAGGAGTACCTGGTCACCGGCGCGGGGGATGCGCAGTTTCGAGACGAGGGTCTGGAGGGTGATCGGGTCGGCGGTGGCGCCGGTCAGCTGGAGGACCAGGTCGACGACCGGGTCGAAGTTGACCAGCTTGCCGGTGTCGCTGATCGACACGACGACGGCGGGCGTCGTCGGTACGCCCATGGCGAGCAACTGCCGCACAGCGGCTCCGGAGTTGTACGTGCCGATCGTCTGCTGGAGCTTGGCGTAGTCCTCGCCGCCGAGCGTCGCGCGCGTCATCCGGCCGTAGAACCCCTTGCCGCCGGCCACCTGCTCCACGATCTTGGCGGCCTTCTCCTCGCGGCTCTTGCGCTTGCCGAAGATTCCCATGCTGTGCCTGCCCTTCCGGTCCGTTCTGCCTGGTGGTGTGGACGTTAGGAGGCGGGCAGCGCCTACCGATCCCAGGTTCGACCACCAGTTCCCCCAGGACGTACGCTCTGCCCATGCCGTCCCCGAGCCAGCCGTCGACCGGGCGGCGCCGTCCGCGCGCCATGGTCATCGACACGGCGTGGCGCGGTCTCGGGCCGGCCCCCCGGGCGCTGAGCGGGCCCGGTGGCGCGCCGTTGACCCGGACGGTCAAGCTGATCGTGCTGCCGCTGATCGTCCGGCCCGCGCTGCGTCCGGAGCTCGCCGCCGACTTCCTCGACGTGCGGGAGGCGAAGCAACTCGACGCGCTGATACGGGAGTCCGGTGCGGTTCTGGAAGCGACGGCACAGTGGTTCACGCTGCTGAAGAAGACCCGCCGGGCACTGGGCATCGTGGCGGGCAACCCCCAGGACCTGTACTTCCAGCGGTGCTTCGAGCTGGCGACCGAGCACGGGGCGCCGGGGCCCGGCGCGGACGCGGTGGCCAGGGCGGTACTCGAAGACGTCGTGGACGCTTCCGGCGGACGGACGGTGGAGGCGCTCAAAGAGCATCTGGCGGACGCCGGCCGGTTCGCCCGGCTCGACGCCGAGTTGGCAGCGGCTTGGGAGGGACGCGAAGCGGTACCGGGCACCGCCGATACGGGCCTGGCGGCCGAGGTCCTCGACGCCTGCGGTGCGGCGGAGGCCGATTCACCGGCCTTCGCCGCCATGGTCCGGGCCCGGCACGGCAGCCGGCTCGGGCGAGCCCTGTGGGCGGCGCACCCGGCCGACATCTGGGACCGCGCCGACGTACCCCCGCACCTCGGACTGACCGCGCACCGGGTGCCCCCACGCCCCGAGGTCGGCCGGAGCGCCTCGACCGCCACACTCCCCGCGCCGTTCGACCGCACGCTCTTCGAACGGCTCTTCACCGTGCTCCAGGCGTCGACCCACCGCGAGCAACTGCCGACCGTGCCGGAGCTCGTCCGGCGGGAGGTCGGCCGCAGCTGCGCCCCGCTGGGCCTGTACGACGAGAGCCTGCGCGTCGCCGTCGTCCTCGGCGGCCGCCTCGCGGTGGGCCTCGATCCGCTGGGCGCCGGGACCCCTGTGGCGGGGTCGACGACGGCGCACCGCATCGTCAACAGCCGCTGGCAGCGGGAGGCTTCGGTCCTCCGAGCCCGCAGGATGACCCTCTCCCCCCGCCCCGATCCGGACGGCGGTGTGCTGAACGCCCTCGCCCAGGACCTGCGCACCCCGTGGGCGGCGTACATGCGGCGCCTTTGGGTACGGCTGCACGGGCGCGACGTCCGCGACGCGGCACTGCCCGACGCGGCATCGGCCTGGGGCGTGCTCGACGGGGTCGCCCGCTCGGTGATGATGGACCACCGCGCACGAGTCCGTACCGCACTGCGCACCCTGTCGGCGGACGCCGAGCCCGCAGCCGAGCCGAGGAGCGCGTGATGCCTGAACGGCGCGGTGCCATCACGCGAGCCGAGGACCGCACCGTACACATCGCGGGGCAGCCCTCCGCCGGTCCCCCCTTCACCCGGGCCGTCCTCGACGTCGCGGGCGCCGTCCTGACCTGGCCCGTCCTAGGCCCAACAGGACTGCCGGCGGCGGAGATCCACGACGTGGGCCAGGCCCAGCAGTGGCTGTGGGCGGTCTACGGCGAGCGTACGGCCGCCGCTGTCGACGCCGTCGCGTCGGGAACGCCGGCCGCCGAGCTGACGCTGCCCGAGCAGCCGACCGCGCTCGCCGAGGCCGCCGCCCGCCTCGCCCTCGGACACT
Above is a window of Streptomyces sp. NBC_00490 DNA encoding:
- the exaC gene encoding acetaldehyde dehydrogenase ExaC, with protein sequence MTRYAAPGTEGAIVSYQARYDHFIGGEYVPPARGQYFENPSPVNGQPFTEVARGTAEDVERALDAAHAAAPAWGRTSVTERSAILLKIADRMEAYLEPLAVAESWENGKPVRETLAADIPLAIDHFRYFAGAIRAQEGSLGEVDDDTVAYHFHEPLGVVAQIIPWNFPILMAVWKLAPALAAGNAVVIKPAEQTPASIHYWMSLIADLLPPGVVNIVNGFGVEAGKPLASSPRVAKVAFTGETTTGRLIMQYASENIKPVTLELGGKSPNIFFDDVWAHDDDFRDKALEGFTMFALNQGEVCTCPSRALVQRGHYAEFLQAAVARTELIKPGHPLDTDTMIGAQASNDQLEKILSYLDIGRQEGAKILTGGQRIEYDGELKGGYYVQPTIFEGDNRMRIFQEEIFGPVVSVASFDDFDDAIKIANDTLYGLGAGVWTRDINTAYRAGRAIQAGRVWTNCYHAYPAHAAFGGYKQSGIGRETHKMMLDHYQQTKNLLVSYSPKKLGFF